GTTAAGGCAACCGCTAGAACCGGCATTCTGAGGTTCACGACGAGCCGAAAGCAGCAACCGACGATGCACACGGTACCTGGAAAGGAACGTGAGACTGTTACTTCGATGGAACAAGTTCGTGGGTGCAGCCGTATTGTGCGCGGTGCTCGGGGGCAGGAAAATGGAGGCACTGCAGGCGAACTAGAATGTGGCGTGTGACACAGAACACGAAATAGAGCACCGTGTCTTTACCGATGAATTTGGGAGCGTAAGCTGCATGGACGAATTGCCGGAATCAGCGACCGTAGTGGATGTTTACAAACGAATCATCGACACGCTTGTTCAGGAAACACGGTTGTTAGCTTCGAGCTCGGACCTTGTGGAATCGGGCCGCTACTCAAACGCTCCCGCACACCAGCGATTCAACGATTTCATCCAGTCGCTTTCCTTTCTACAGCGGCAGACCTTGGCGGAACTGCTGCAAGAGGAACGCGATGGTGCCATCCACGATGTTTTGGCCGTACTTTCCTGGTGGGTCGACTGCCACGATGTGGGTTTTACCTATCGAGGCGAGGACATGCCGGTTGATCTCAGCGGCATGGGCATGCACGGGGACTATGTCGGTCGACGCGATGGCCGGGAGTGGCCGTCAGACGAGGAAGGGTGAGCCATTGCCATCCGCTACCCATTACGGATTTCACACATGACGCACGACTGGGAATTCGACGATCCACCTGAAGCGGCTTGCTTCACCACGACGTTTGTATTGCAGGGCTCGCCGATTCTCAGAGTCTTTCATGACTACGATGGCGATTGGCAATTTCACGGGCATGCTGACCAGCCTGCGGATGACTCGACCGTTCAAGTGGTGGCCTTAGGACAAGTTGTCCAACTCGACGCGTCAGTAGGGATACTCCACGACCTTCCCTGCGGTTGGGCGGCCGAGCGCGACAGTCCCGACTGCGAATGGCGGCGTTTCAAAGACACACCGTTCCCGAGTTTTCCAGAAAATGGTTATTACCTCGAGGATGCCGTGTGGCTCTCCGAGTATCGGAATGACGTTAATCCGCCTTCGAAGGATGAAATCGAGCAGTTGGACGTTGGCGATTTTGTCAAGCTGGTCTTTCGGTTTGCCGACGAGATGGATGACCGCGAGGATGGTCAGTGCGAGCGGATGTGGGTGGAGATCACAGGATTCGACGACGATGGTTACTTTGTCGGTACGATCGAAAACGATCCTCAGCACGACGCCACTAAGTACGGCGAGAGCTTATCGTTTCATCCTCTTCACGTCGCTGAAATTTATGTGGACGAGTGACATGACGATTGAGCGTGGGCTCAGACTTTGCCTTCCGCTTCCAGTCTGGCTTGACCAGCCTGCATACCTCAGCGAAGCACCCAAAGGGTAAATTTGGACTTGCGTTGTCTGACTGAGGTGCGAGGCAGAAATTTCTATTATATATTATCGAGTTACTCGCTGAGAGATACCCATGAACGTGCAGATTGGAGACTGGGTCCGGACTCATTCCAAAGGAATTTGGCGTATCGAGCGCGCCGTACCTGAACATTACGAGCCTCGCTACAAACTCTCTGATCAAAAGCAACTTTACCAGGGGACGTTGTTCCTGCTGAAACGCCTTCTGAATGAAAAATGGAAACCCGCGGTTGAGACGACTGCGGCTCACGAAACCATGGTCAAACCATTAACCAAGGCAGATTTCAAAAAGCTACAGAAGTGCCTGGCGGACAATGATACGATCCTTACGGAATTCGATTCTGCTACGCGTCCTGTGGACGCGATGCTGAATCTCGGATTCGCTTTGCCCAGGCGATCAGACTATGCGCTTTTCAAGCGGGAATTTGAGGCCGCGTTTTCAGATCCGCTGGCCAATGGTGCGACCAGCGATTCCATATTGAAGGTGATCGCGAAAAGTAACTTTGCGTCATATTTGGGTGAACGTCCTCGCGATGCCACCCTGCAATTTGTTTCGAAAGACTATGAAGTACGGCGACGCAACTTGATTTATCGGCAACTAAAGTTCCACAAGTTCTAGGTTGTCATTGAAAGCGGTGAATCGAAGACGCCGACCTCGCGTTTTTGTGGAATCAATGTCATCTGTCAGCGGCTCGGTTGCCGTCTCGTTTTTCCCTGAAGCCTTATGCCCACTACCATCGAAGCAATTCGCGAAGATCTTGAACTGTGCCGACGCGCCAAGCGGAAGCCCAAGATCTTTGGTGCCGAAACACATCGTTTCACTCTGAATCCCATCGTGCGGAATTCGGAGGTCAGCAAGTTCGAAGTAAAACATGGAATTGAGCTTCCGGAGGGCTATCGCCGATTCATCACCGAACTCGGAAATGGTGGAGCTGGCCCGTATTACGGACTATTTAAGTTCCGCGAAATGGATGATTGCTACTCATCCCAGCGCTGGAAGGAAAACGATGGCTTTGTCGGCACGCTAGCCAAACCGTTTCCCCACACAAAAGCGTGGAATGATTTGCCGGAATATCCAGGCGAAGATGAGATTCAAGATGAAGATCTGCACGAGGCAGAAGTAGAACGGATCGACAGGATCTATTGGAATCCGGAGCACGTGAACGGCGCGATTCCCATCTGCCATCAAGGTTGTGCGCTCCGCAACTGGCTAGTTGTGACTGGCCCTGAAGCGGGAAACGTTTGGGAGGATCTGCGCGCAGATGAAGGCGGACTGGTGCCAGCGAAACGGAAACGCAAGAGTCGCATGACGTTTCTGGAGTGGTATGATGATTGGCTGCAGCAAGCCGTCGCCACGCTTCCTAAGCCAAAGCCGCGCAAGAGCATCCCCAAACCGTGAACCGAAGCGGCTGAAGGGGTGGTTTTTCGATGAATGTCAATCGTCGCCGCCCGCTTGCGGCGGTCACTACTGCCCTAGGAGACGCAGAACAGAAAACTGTATCCGAGTTGCCGGTCGGCCTTGTCCTGAAACAATCATTCCTGGCGGCAACCGTTGATTTTGGTCTTTCTGCCTAAAGATGAAACGTTCAGAGACTCCCTTTAAATCGGCACGCGATCAGCACCCACTACCATTTAAGCTGGACGGTAGCTTTTCATGGTTGCGTGCGTTGCCCAGGCATAAAGAGCATGTTGGAGTCATGCGTAGAAGGAGACTGCAGACGCAACTCAAGAAGGTCGAGGCCGCCGCAATGCAACACAACATTATTCTCCCACCAGAATTCGTCGCGTTCATAGCGGATGTTGAATTGCAGGCGAGGATTCGTTCCATCACCGATTGTTATCTAGGCATGGGGACAAATCTCTTGCCGCTACGTGACGGGTACCTACTACGATTCTTGAACGACTCGCAAGGCTGTGCGTTTTGGTACCTGTTTCTTCGTCCGTCATCCGAAAGTCACGCCGTAGTCATCTGTTACGATTTTTTTGATGCCGATGACCCTGACTCCGCGGACCTCGCGGAGCTGCACCCGAAGAAATTTGTCTTTGATTCACCGACTTTTGAAACTTGGCTATGCCGGTTTTGGCTCGAAAACGAAATCATATTCGCACATCTCGATAACACTGCCCTGCCTGAAGTCGGTGAGAAATTCATTCGGCTGTATACTAACCATGCCTATTTAGACGAATTGGAAGACATTTAGAGCCTGACCAAGCCATGCACGCACAGGATGTCATCGACCGCTTTTCCATGGCCGTTTTGCTCGTGCGTGCCGAAGTGTCGCCGCCTTGATGCCTACAAAGAATGACGTCAGAAACCTCACCACGATCGAAACGAGTGCCCTGGCGCGAAGGTCGCGTCCTCAGTATTGCTCTACGCAACGGTTGGTTCGTTCTACTCCAAATGTTGCCTCGTCCTTTCGTTGCGGTCTTCAGCGAATTCCGTAGCGAGGACGACTGGGCTGGCATAGAGCTAACCTCAAGCAACCACCTATTTGTTTGCTCTCTCAACCGCTCCGTCCTGAAACGCAGCCAGGTGCATTTCCACAAAGGTCTCGCTCCCGCTCCAGATATCCAGTTGCCTGAATGGAAAATCAACACGCGGGGGTTTAGGAACATTACTCTGTGGGCTGGAACCAAGGAAGAACGCATGGTGATGGTGTCTGGCGGGAAAGGAAATGTCGGGCTGTGGCGATCTTACTGTGAGCCGGGACACGTCGGTGATGAGTACATCCCGATCGCGACGACAGACTATGATCGATATACAGAGATCGAGCTTGCTCATGTTCGAGACTATCCCGAATTCAACGAACGACTGTTTCTTTGCTCGGAACTCGAATGCAATTTTGACCCACTCAAGGAACTGGTCTTTGACCGCTACATCGATCCAATGTGCAGTAATTACGTGAACATCATCTCGGGTAAAAGCTTCTCCGAATGCGGATACTGAACGACAATTGCAAACGCGGTAGAACAACTCCATCAACGCGAAGCCGCCGATCTCGCGTTTTCCAATGGAACATCGACTGCGGCGGGCCAGTTTTCCCAGACGTCACGTGAACAGGCAGACCCTCGTACATGTCCTCGAAAAAAGACCGCAAGGCACAGCGCCAAGAAGCCGCGATTCGAGAGCAGCGCCGCCGTTGGGACGAAACGGCCGCAGCCTCTCCTTTGTCTCGGCACCAACTGGACTCGCTGCTCGACTATTTGGCGGAACAGATCGTTGCAAATGGTCATGACGATACCTTGCGGTACACGCAACAATGGTTAGGCACGAACGGTTTGCCTGTCGAGGAGACGTTGGAGTTCCTGGTCCGCCACAGATTTCGTAGCGACTTTGAAGTCGCGTTGAATGCTGATCCCAATGCGCTGTTTGGTCCAACTGACGATCGAATCGCACGGATGCCCATTCCAGAAGAGGCGTTGGAAGCGCTCATCGAATGGGTTGATCAAAAGGTCCAATTAAACGGTTGCGATCACTCCTCCCGATTTGCTCGGCAATGGCTTACAGACAATGGCTATCCGCTAGCACCAACGGAATTCGCACTGCTCGCACAGGGCGGCGGATGCGATTGTGAGATCGTCTTGAATCTGGAGTCAGCGAACATTTACCCAACATTCAACCGAGAGATCACTTAACAACGTTTCACGTCCAAACTACGCGTAACGCCGGTCCCGGACGCAGTGCCGCATGGCCGCTAATCACCAATGCCGGAGGCGAGTTCATGAAAAAGTTCACACCAGAGTCATACTCGGCCGAAGTCATCCGCAACATTCGCCTGCATGGCTTCCATCTGACATACGTGCCTGCGGAAGAAGAACCGTCCTTTTGCTACAGCACAGGACTTTTTGAAACAGCTGGCATCCCTGAACTGTTTATCTCATCCCTACCGCCAGCACTCTCGGGAGAACTGGCTCACTCGTATGCGAGGCGGTTCAAGGCGTCCAGCCCACCGGTCGGCCAGCGCATCGAAAAAGAGAAAACGGACCCGTTCGATTACTATCTGATCAACGTCGAGCTGGCGGACCTACGTGAGTACGTGCTGGCATCGATCAAGTACTACGAAGATCGTCCCTTTTCCTACCTGCAACTCGTATTTCCGGATATTGACATGCTCTTTCCGCATGAACAGGGATATGATTACGACCAAGTGATCCTTGGTGACTACTCAGGGATAGGGTACTTGAAGCGATAACGGGTGGGACACTCATCGAGTTCACGTGATTTCTCCGTTGTGACAAGCCAATACACCAGACCGTTGAGATCGTGAAATGGTTGACAAAGATTCGCAGGAATTCGCTTTCAGAGTCGCGATTGACGCCGGGGACATCGAAGGTGCTCGCAAGTTACTGAGTGAGCGGCCGGACTTACCGATGCGATTGTCCGCTGAGCGAGTTTGGTTGCTTAAGGATGCTGCCAAGGAATCGTCCCCTGAAATGATTCGCTGGCTCGTTCAGGAAGTTGGCGAAGATCTCGCGAAGCAGGATGCTAACGACTATACGGCTTTAAATTTTGCCGTATTGTTCGGCAAACTAGAGAATGCGCGGGCGCTGCTCGAACTCGGGGCCGACGCGGACCTGGGTTACCCATTGTTTAGTGTCCTCAGCCGTCACGTCGAAGATCCTGTGGCGATGGCCACTTTGCTGATCTCATATGGCGCTGATGTGAATCAGCTGGTTATTGAGGAAGGCATGCCTCCACGAAACATTTTGACTGAAGCCGAAGACTGCGAAAACGAGGAGATGATCGAGTTTCTGCGTTCTCAGGGCGCAAAGCTGCCTGTTGAACTCATGGAGTCCTGAAAACGGCTTCTGCGACCGGCAAAACCATCGGTTGGAGCGATGGCGGTAGTTGAGATCCGTCTCCATTTCAGCGTTGTTTTTAATAACCGATCCGCACTAGGCTTATGTCGAATCAAACGCTCACCGAGAAGCTTGCACAACGTGTCGAAGATGCAATTCAGCAAAATCGACGGTCGATCGAGATATCAGGGGACGGTGCATTGGACCTCGCACCACTTACACGAATTCCCGACCTGGAGCGTTTTGAGATGTCGTGTGGGGACGTGTCAGACTATGGTCCACTTTCAGCGCTCACCAATTTGCGAGTGTTGAGCCTTGGTAGTGACCATCAATCGGACCTGAGCCCCTTGGCCACCTTAACGCGGTTGGAATCCCTGGATATTACGGACGGACAGATTTTCGATCTCGCCCCGCTCGCCGGACTATTGGGCCTGCGCGAACTCTCGTTTTCATGGTGCAGCGAGCTGACCGACATCGCGCCGCTGGGAAGCCTTGCAAATCTAGAGCGTTTAACGCTCTACGAATGTGCCGGCGTGACCGATTTGCGACCATTGTCGACATGCAGGAACCTCCAATACCTCAACC
Above is a genomic segment from Novipirellula artificiosorum containing:
- a CDS encoding DUF2695 domain-containing protein — protein: MSSKKDRKAQRQEAAIREQRRRWDETAAASPLSRHQLDSLLDYLAEQIVANGHDDTLRYTQQWLGTNGLPVEETLEFLVRHRFRSDFEVALNADPNALFGPTDDRIARMPIPEEALEALIEWVDQKVQLNGCDHSSRFARQWLTDNGYPLAPTEFALLAQGGGCDCEIVLNLESANIYPTFNREIT
- a CDS encoding DUF2314 domain-containing protein, whose amino-acid sequence is MTHDWEFDDPPEAACFTTTFVLQGSPILRVFHDYDGDWQFHGHADQPADDSTVQVVALGQVVQLDASVGILHDLPCGWAAERDSPDCEWRRFKDTPFPSFPENGYYLEDAVWLSEYRNDVNPPSKDEIEQLDVGDFVKLVFRFADEMDDREDGQCERMWVEITGFDDDGYFVGTIENDPQHDATKYGESLSFHPLHVAEIYVDE
- a CDS encoding leucine-rich repeat domain-containing protein gives rise to the protein MATLTRLESLDITDGQIFDLAPLAGLLGLRELSFSWCSELTDIAPLGSLANLERLTLYECAGVTDLRPLSTCRNLQYLNLTDCFAISDVSLLAGLAKLRKIVLANTNVLDTSTLSGIPELLITFEEDAE
- a CDS encoding ankyrin repeat domain-containing protein, coding for MVDKDSQEFAFRVAIDAGDIEGARKLLSERPDLPMRLSAERVWLLKDAAKESSPEMIRWLVQEVGEDLAKQDANDYTALNFAVLFGKLENARALLELGADADLGYPLFSVLSRHVEDPVAMATLLISYGADVNQLVIEEGMPPRNILTEAEDCENEEMIEFLRSQGAKLPVELMES
- a CDS encoding DUF6547 family protein — translated: MDELPESATVVDVYKRIIDTLVQETRLLASSSDLVESGRYSNAPAHQRFNDFIQSLSFLQRQTLAELLQEERDGAIHDVLAVLSWWVDCHDVGFTYRGEDMPVDLSGMGMHGDYVGRRDGREWPSDEEG
- a CDS encoding DUF4262 domain-containing protein → MKKFTPESYSAEVIRNIRLHGFHLTYVPAEEEPSFCYSTGLFETAGIPELFISSLPPALSGELAHSYARRFKASSPPVGQRIEKEKTDPFDYYLINVELADLREYVLASIKYYEDRPFSYLQLVFPDIDMLFPHEQGYDYDQVILGDYSGIGYLKR
- a CDS encoding SMI1/KNR4 family protein gives rise to the protein MPTTIEAIREDLELCRRAKRKPKIFGAETHRFTLNPIVRNSEVSKFEVKHGIELPEGYRRFITELGNGGAGPYYGLFKFREMDDCYSSQRWKENDGFVGTLAKPFPHTKAWNDLPEYPGEDEIQDEDLHEAEVERIDRIYWNPEHVNGAIPICHQGCALRNWLVVTGPEAGNVWEDLRADEGGLVPAKRKRKSRMTFLEWYDDWLQQAVATLPKPKPRKSIPKP